One Algibacter sp. L3A6 genomic region harbors:
- a CDS encoding nucleotide sugar dehydrogenase → MEIKSICCIGAGYVGGPTMAVIAKNNPHLKITIVDINQARIDAWNDTDVSKLPIYEPGLADIVKETRGENLFFSTDIDKAIDEAEMIFISVNTPTKTYGKGKGMAADLKYIELCARNIADVAKTDKIVVEKSTLPVRTAEAIKSILHNTGKDINFYILSNPEFLAEGTAVEDLLNPDRVLIGGESEEAIEALAHIYSSWVADDRILRTNLWSSELSKLTANAFLAQRISSINSISELCELTGANVNEVAKAIGMDSRIGSKFLKASVGFGGSCFQKDILNLVYIARSYSLTEVADYWEKVISMNDHQKRRFSDRLIKTLYNTVSGKKIALLGWAFKKDTNDTRESAAIYVADHLLNEQANITVFDPKVPHTKVQTDLNYLNTRSEAENESGAISVDSAYDAANDAHAIAIMTEWDEFKTYDWKTIYSNMKKPAFIFDGRNILDKTEMEQIGFDYYSIGQ, encoded by the coding sequence TGCTTGGAACGATACTGATGTCTCTAAGCTTCCAATTTACGAGCCAGGATTAGCCGATATTGTAAAAGAAACGCGGGGGGAAAATTTATTTTTCTCTACAGATATCGATAAAGCTATTGATGAAGCTGAAATGATTTTTATATCTGTAAACACGCCTACTAAAACCTACGGAAAAGGAAAAGGTATGGCAGCCGATTTAAAATACATTGAATTATGTGCCCGTAATATTGCCGATGTTGCTAAAACTGATAAAATAGTTGTTGAAAAATCGACTTTACCAGTGAGAACAGCCGAGGCTATTAAAAGTATTTTACACAATACAGGTAAAGATATAAATTTTTACATTCTATCTAACCCTGAGTTTTTAGCGGAAGGTACAGCTGTAGAAGATTTATTAAATCCAGACCGTGTTTTAATTGGAGGAGAATCTGAAGAAGCTATTGAAGCCTTAGCTCATATTTATAGCAGTTGGGTGGCAGACGATAGAATTTTACGCACCAATTTATGGTCGTCGGAGTTATCTAAACTTACCGCAAACGCTTTTTTAGCACAACGTATATCGTCTATTAATTCAATTTCAGAATTATGCGAGCTTACAGGTGCTAATGTTAACGAAGTAGCCAAAGCCATTGGAATGGATTCTAGAATTGGATCAAAATTCCTTAAAGCTTCTGTTGGTTTTGGAGGGTCATGCTTTCAAAAAGACATTTTAAACCTCGTTTATATTGCTCGAAGTTATAGTTTAACTGAAGTTGCCGATTATTGGGAAAAAGTCATTAGCATGAACGATCACCAAAAAAGACGTTTTTCCGATCGCTTAATAAAAACACTTTACAATACCGTTTCCGGGAAAAAAATAGCGCTTTTAGGTTGGGCTTTTAAAAAGGATACAAACGATACCCGTGAATCTGCGGCTATTTATGTGGCAGATCATTTATTAAACGAACAAGCCAACATTACGGTTTTCGATCCCAAAGTACCGCATACTAAAGTACAAACCGATTTAAATTATTTAAACACACGAAGCGAAGCAGAAAATGAATCAGGCGCTATAAGCGTAGATTCTGCTTACGACGCTGCAAACGATGCCCACGCTATTGCTATTATGACAGAATGGGACGAGTTTAAAACCTACGATTGGAAAACAATCTACAGCAACATGAAAAAACCGGCCTTCATTTTTGATGGTAGAAACATTTTAGATAAAACTGAAATGGAACAGATAGGATTCGACTATTATTCAATAGGACAATAA